In a single window of the Streptomyces sp. NBC_00094 genome:
- a CDS encoding MFS transporter, with protein sequence MTLIFTLAALAVPLPRIGAEFRLDRADLILLSAAYGLTFAGLLLLGGRLADRLGGRRALTAGLLVFGAASALAPLAPGYEALLAARFGQGVGAALVAPAAMAVLRTLFPEPAAYGRAMATWGGLSVLGATAGNLLSGVIAAVASWRGTFAVPVAVALAALLLAPRLLPATPPGTSRALDLPGALLATAGITLASYGLVLTDAHPWGSAPVLAPLLTGVALLVAFAAVERRTADPLLPPDFLRDGRRVLGLAAIGLTAAGTATVFVLLSLALQEQRGWSAPLTSAAFVPFAIALLGAGRLAGPLIGRYGPGRVTGAGLGTAAAGLALLAATGFDASVPYAYGLLPGLLLLPVGGALSFAGAAVLATADVPAHRAGLAGGVLNTAMELGPTVLFAALLTLGGDAVSLAAAAVAFTALAATTIRTP encoded by the coding sequence ATGACGCTCATCTTCACGCTCGCGGCCCTCGCCGTCCCCCTCCCCCGCATCGGCGCCGAGTTCCGGCTCGACCGCGCCGACCTGATCCTGCTGAGCGCCGCCTACGGGCTGACCTTCGCCGGACTGCTCCTCCTCGGCGGCCGGCTCGCCGACCGCCTCGGTGGGCGCCGGGCCCTCACCGCCGGACTCCTGGTCTTCGGCGCCGCCTCCGCCCTCGCGCCGCTCGCCCCCGGGTACGAGGCGCTGCTCGCGGCCCGCTTCGGGCAGGGCGTGGGCGCGGCGCTCGTCGCCCCGGCCGCGATGGCGGTGCTCCGGACGCTGTTCCCCGAACCGGCCGCGTACGGCAGGGCGATGGCCACCTGGGGCGGGCTCTCCGTCCTCGGCGCGACCGCGGGGAACCTGCTCTCCGGGGTGATCGCGGCCGTCGCCTCCTGGCGCGGCACCTTCGCCGTACCGGTCGCGGTCGCCCTCGCCGCGCTGCTCCTCGCACCCCGGCTGCTGCCCGCGACCCCGCCCGGTACGAGCCGGGCCCTGGACCTGCCCGGCGCGCTGCTCGCGACCGCCGGCATCACGCTCGCCAGCTACGGGCTCGTCCTCACCGACGCCCACCCCTGGGGCTCCGCCCCGGTCCTCGCCCCGCTGCTCACCGGAGTGGCCCTCCTCGTCGCCTTCGCGGCCGTGGAACGCCGGACCGCCGACCCGCTCCTGCCGCCGGACTTCCTGCGCGACGGCCGCCGCGTCCTGGGCCTCGCGGCGATCGGGCTCACGGCGGCCGGCACGGCCACGGTCTTCGTCCTGCTCTCCCTCGCCCTCCAGGAGCAGCGCGGCTGGTCCGCGCCGCTCACCTCCGCCGCCTTCGTACCCTTCGCGATCGCCCTGCTCGGCGCGGGCCGGCTCGCGGGCCCGCTGATCGGGCGGTACGGCCCCGGGCGGGTGACCGGCGCCGGGCTCGGCACCGCCGCCGCCGGCCTCGCGCTGCTGGCCGCGACCGGCTTCGACGCCTCCGTCCCGTACGCGTACGGGCTGCTGCCCGGGCTCCTGCTGCTTCCGGTCGGCGGCGCGCTGTCCTTCGCGGGCGCCGCCGTCCTCGCCACCGCCGACGTCCCCGCGCACCGCGCGGGGCTCGCGGGCGGCGTCCTCAACACGGCGATGGAGCTCGGACCGACCGTGCTCTTCGCCGCGCTGCTCACCCTCGGCGGCGACGCGGTGTCGCTGGCGGCCGCGGCCGTCGCGTTCACCGCCCTCGCGGCCACCACGATCCGCACCCCGTAG
- a CDS encoding TetR/AcrR family transcriptional regulator, translated as MARTKEFDPDAALQAALDLFWARGYEATTMSDLVEHLGIGRASIYATFGNKHDLYMKAMDRYLETRDPAIVGELSAPGPALPAVRALVRRFAAEAATEGRRLNGCFVTNSAAELAPHDPVVARRVELSWEQIETLLYGALTRARAGGELPADRDPRALARMLLVLLQGVRVVGKASTDPGRVLDAAEQALTLLD; from the coding sequence GTGGCCAGGACCAAGGAATTCGATCCCGACGCCGCGCTCCAGGCCGCTCTCGACCTGTTCTGGGCGCGCGGCTACGAGGCGACGACGATGTCGGACCTCGTGGAGCACCTCGGGATCGGCCGGGCCAGCATCTACGCGACCTTCGGCAACAAGCACGACCTGTACATGAAGGCGATGGACCGCTACCTGGAGACCAGGGACCCGGCGATCGTCGGGGAACTGTCCGCGCCGGGCCCGGCCCTGCCGGCCGTGCGGGCGCTCGTCCGCCGCTTCGCCGCCGAGGCGGCGACGGAGGGCCGGCGCCTGAACGGCTGCTTCGTCACCAACTCGGCGGCGGAGCTCGCGCCGCACGACCCGGTCGTCGCACGCCGGGTCGAGCTCAGCTGGGAGCAGATCGAGACGCTCCTGTACGGGGCGCTCACCCGGGCCCGCGCCGGGGGCGAACTCCCGGCGGACCGGGACCCGCGCGCACTGGCCCGGATGCTGCTGGTCCTGCTGCAGGGCGTCAGGGTGGTGGGCAAGGCCTCGACGGACCCGGGCAGGGTCCTGGACGCGGCGGAGCAGGCACTGACGCTGCTGGACTGA
- the nirD gene encoding nitrite reductase small subunit NirD — MTTLTSARTSTMLELSPSPDSWIAVCEESRLTPGRGVAALLPDGRQAAVFRDRSGRTYAIDNRDPFTGAQVLSRGLIGTADGRPFVASPLLKQRFDLETGRCLDDDEVTVAVYPVRTI; from the coding sequence ATGACGACACTCACCTCGGCACGCACCTCGACGATGCTCGAACTCTCCCCTTCCCCCGACTCCTGGATCGCGGTCTGCGAGGAGTCCCGGCTGACCCCGGGCCGGGGCGTGGCGGCCCTGCTGCCGGACGGCCGGCAGGCGGCGGTCTTCCGGGACCGGTCGGGCCGGACGTACGCGATCGACAACCGCGACCCGTTCACGGGGGCGCAGGTGCTCTCCCGGGGACTGATCGGCACGGCGGACGGGCGGCCGTTCGTGGCCTCGCCGCTCCTGAAGCAGCGCTTCGACCTGGAGACGGGCCGCTGTCTGGACGACGACGAGGTCACGGTGGCGGTCTACCCGGTCCGAACCATTTAA
- a CDS encoding alkaline phosphatase PhoX, with protein MERRSFLRGAVIGTSAAAFGGSLWHGAAFAAPAQPGAGPYGALGAADANGIQLPAGFTSRVIARSGQTVTGTSYTWHNAPDGGACFADGTGWIYVSNSEINPSGGASAVKFNSAGTITGAYRILSGTRQNCAGGSTPWNTWLSCEEVSLGYVYESNPWGGTAYRRDAMGKFKHEAAAADPVRKAIYLTEDESDGCFYRFVPTTWGNLSSGTLQVFKAGTATSGTFTWQNVPDPDGAPTTTRNQVSGAKRFNGGEGCYYADDTVWFTTKGDNRVWQVNLAAGTYELAYDDSLVSGGGAPLTGVDNVTGTTSGDLFVSEDGGNMEICVITPDDIVAPFLRITGQSSSEITGPAFSPDGTRLYFSSQRGTTGSSSGGITYEVTGPFRA; from the coding sequence GTGGAGCGACGCAGTTTCCTGCGTGGAGCGGTCATCGGCACCTCGGCCGCCGCCTTCGGCGGCAGCCTCTGGCACGGCGCGGCCTTCGCCGCGCCCGCCCAGCCCGGCGCGGGCCCGTACGGGGCCCTCGGCGCGGCGGACGCCAACGGCATCCAGCTGCCGGCCGGGTTCACCAGCCGGGTGATCGCCAGGTCCGGCCAGACCGTGACCGGCACCTCGTACACCTGGCACAACGCCCCCGACGGCGGCGCCTGCTTCGCCGACGGCACCGGCTGGATCTACGTCTCGAACTCGGAGATCAACCCCAGCGGCGGCGCGAGCGCGGTCAAGTTCAACTCGGCCGGCACGATCACCGGCGCGTACCGGATCCTCTCCGGCACCCGCCAGAACTGTGCGGGCGGCTCCACCCCGTGGAACACCTGGCTCTCCTGCGAGGAGGTGTCCCTCGGCTACGTCTACGAGTCGAACCCGTGGGGCGGCACCGCCTACCGCCGTGACGCGATGGGCAAGTTCAAGCACGAGGCCGCCGCCGCCGACCCGGTCCGCAAGGCGATCTACCTGACCGAGGACGAGTCGGACGGCTGCTTCTACCGCTTCGTCCCGACCACCTGGGGCAACCTCTCCTCCGGCACGCTCCAGGTCTTCAAGGCCGGCACCGCCACCTCCGGCACCTTCACCTGGCAGAACGTGCCGGACCCGGACGGCGCGCCGACCACCACCCGCAACCAGGTCTCCGGCGCCAAGCGCTTCAACGGCGGCGAGGGCTGCTACTACGCGGACGACACCGTCTGGTTCACCACCAAGGGCGACAACCGCGTCTGGCAGGTCAACCTCGCCGCCGGCACCTACGAGCTGGCCTACGACGACTCGCTCGTCTCCGGCGGCGGCGCCCCGCTGACGGGTGTCGACAACGTCACCGGCACGACCTCCGGCGACCTGTTCGTCTCCGAGGACGGCGGCAACATGGAGATCTGCGTCATCACCCCGGACGACATCGTCGCCCCGTTCCTCCGCATCACCGGCCAGTCCTCCTCCGAGATCACCGGGCCGGCCTTCTCCCCCGACGGCACGCGGCTGTACTTCTCCAGCCAGCGCGGCACGACGGGCAGCTCCTCGGGCGGCATCACCTACGAGGTGACCGGCCCGTTCCGCGCGTAA
- a CDS encoding group III truncated hemoglobin, whose translation MCATRDIRDRDDLDVILRRFYTAAFADPLIGPFFTEIAGMDLEAHLPRITDFWERALLRTAEYRRDAFAPHAALHSARPLTAAHFGRWVQLWHATVDGLHQGPLAERAKAQGERIALALLRRLAGPGAATGGGGGGFIPLAALELRSVA comes from the coding sequence ATGTGTGCCACCCGGGACATCCGCGACCGCGACGACCTCGACGTGATCCTGCGCCGCTTCTACACGGCCGCCTTCGCGGACCCGCTCATCGGGCCCTTCTTCACGGAGATCGCCGGCATGGACCTGGAGGCCCATCTGCCGAGGATCACCGACTTCTGGGAGCGCGCCCTGCTCCGTACCGCCGAGTACCGGCGGGACGCCTTCGCGCCGCACGCGGCCCTGCACTCCGCGCGGCCGCTCACCGCCGCGCACTTCGGGCGCTGGGTGCAGCTCTGGCACGCCACCGTCGACGGGCTCCACCAGGGGCCGCTGGCGGAGCGGGCCAAGGCGCAGGGCGAGCGGATCGCGCTCGCCCTGCTGCGGAGGCTCGCGGGGCCGGGAGCCGCGACCGGGGGCGGTGGCGGGGGGTTCATCCCGCTGGCCGCGCTGGAGCTGCGCTCGGTGGCCTGA
- a CDS encoding SDR family NAD(P)-dependent oxidoreductase, whose translation MSAQSTTSARFTGRTVLVTGAGSGLGRAIALAFAAEGAKVVVAGRTAEPLDGTVALIEAAGGTAAAVTADVSGAESTRELVRRTVELFGGLDVAVNNAGVFRGGHSAADFPLEDWRTLLDINVTGVLHALQAEVAHMRAHGGGAIVNISSNLGAHVRIPGVFGYQVSKAAVSALTRAAALDHIADGVRINAVSPGASESSMSLLPGETEADRELRMKEQSPLGRISSAAEVAAAVLYLASDAAGSAVGTDLVIDGGVSA comes from the coding sequence ATGTCCGCACAGTCCACGACGTCCGCACGCTTCACCGGCCGCACCGTCCTCGTCACCGGCGCCGGTTCCGGTCTCGGCCGGGCCATCGCGCTCGCCTTCGCCGCCGAGGGCGCGAAGGTCGTCGTCGCCGGCCGTACCGCCGAGCCCCTCGACGGGACGGTCGCCCTGATCGAGGCCGCCGGGGGTACCGCGGCCGCCGTCACCGCCGACGTGTCCGGGGCCGAGTCCACCCGGGAACTGGTCCGGCGGACGGTCGAGCTGTTCGGCGGTCTCGACGTCGCCGTGAACAACGCCGGCGTCTTCCGCGGCGGGCACAGCGCGGCCGACTTCCCCCTGGAGGACTGGCGGACGCTGCTCGACATCAACGTGACGGGGGTCCTGCACGCCCTCCAGGCCGAGGTGGCGCACATGCGCGCGCACGGCGGCGGGGCGATCGTGAACATCTCGTCCAACCTGGGCGCGCACGTCCGGATCCCCGGGGTCTTCGGCTACCAGGTCTCGAAGGCGGCCGTCTCCGCCCTCACCCGGGCCGCGGCCCTGGACCACATCGCCGACGGCGTCCGTATCAACGCGGTCAGCCCCGGCGCCTCGGAGTCCTCGATGTCGCTGCTGCCCGGCGAGACCGAGGCCGACCGGGAGCTCCGGATGAAGGAGCAGTCGCCGCTGGGCCGGATCTCGTCCGCCGCCGAGGTGGCGGCGGCGGTCCTCTACCTCGCCTCCGACGCGGCGGGCTCCGCCGTCGGCACCGACCTGGTGATCGACGGCGGGGTCTCCGCCTGA
- a CDS encoding VOC family protein has translation MAPQMIFVNLPVKDLDASKAFFEKLGYSFNPQFSDDTAGCLVISDTIFAMLLTEEKFKTFTAPGKEISDATKATEVLVTLSAESREKVDELADAALAAGAGPAKEPMDMGFMYGRSFTDLDGHHWELFWMDPAAAQG, from the coding sequence ATGGCCCCGCAGATGATCTTCGTGAACCTGCCCGTGAAGGACCTCGACGCCAGCAAGGCCTTCTTCGAGAAGCTCGGCTACTCCTTCAACCCGCAGTTCAGCGACGACACCGCAGGCTGTCTCGTCATCAGCGACACCATCTTCGCGATGCTGCTCACCGAGGAGAAGTTCAAGACCTTCACCGCCCCCGGCAAGGAGATCTCCGACGCGACCAAGGCCACCGAGGTGCTCGTCACGCTGAGCGCCGAGAGCCGCGAGAAGGTCGACGAGCTGGCCGACGCGGCCCTCGCCGCGGGCGCCGGCCCGGCGAAGGAGCCGATGGACATGGGCTTCATGTACGGCCGCTCCTTCACCGACCTGGACGGCCACCACTGGGAGCTCTTCTGGATGGACCCGGCGGCCGCCCAGGGCTGA
- the nirB gene encoding nitrite reductase large subunit NirB: protein MSADMTTAHTPTIVLVGHGMVGQRFLEALADRGVTERARIVVLCEEPRPAYDRVQLTSYFSGKTPDDLSMVEAGFMEKHSIELHLGDPAESVDREARTVTARSGQVFAYDALVLATGSYPFVPPVPGKDARGCFVYRTIEDLLAIEEYAKTATTGAVVGGGLLGLEAAGALKGLGLETHVVEFAPRLMPVQVDEGGGAALLRTIERMGLSVHAGTGTQEVVTADGAVTGMKLSDGSELATDMVVFSAGVRPRDQLARDCGLTVGERGGIAVDEQCRTSDPAVFAIGECALATDGRVYGLVAPGYEMAQTVAATLADEAGDGFTGADMSTKLKLLGVDVASFGDAHGATEGCLDVVYSDSRSGVYKKLVIDGEGRLLGGVLVGDAEQYALLRSFTGSVPPVSAEQLVLPAGAGAPVALGPAALPDDAVICSCHNVTKHAIGECSSLAEVKKCTKAGTGCGSCVKLIEKLLPAAADKGLCRCFAYTRSELYEIARTLRVTSFAALLDSHGRDGAKGGEGCEVCKPTVGSILASLAPTLGIGGYILDGEQASLQDTNDHFLANLQRNGSYSVVPRIPGGEITPDKLIVIGEVARDFGLYTKITGGQRIDLFGARVDQLPSIWTRLVDAGFESGHAYGKSLRTVKSCVGQTWCRYGVQDSVKMAIDLELRYRGLRAPHKLKSAVSGCARECAEAQSKDFGIIATANGWNLYVGGNGGATPRHADLLAQDLSDAELVRLIDRFLMFYIRTADRLERTSTWLERLEGGLAHLKDVVVHDSLGLCDELEALMAAHVADYQDEWAQTLDDPDRLRRFVSFVNAPEAPDPTVRFTPERDQIKPDLTFLTLEGVTSR, encoded by the coding sequence ATGAGCGCTGACATGACGACCGCCCACACCCCCACGATCGTCCTGGTCGGCCATGGAATGGTCGGCCAGCGCTTCCTGGAGGCGCTCGCCGACCGTGGCGTCACCGAGCGAGCCCGCATCGTGGTCCTCTGCGAGGAGCCCCGCCCGGCCTACGACCGCGTACAGCTGACCTCGTACTTCTCGGGCAAGACCCCCGACGACCTGTCGATGGTCGAGGCGGGCTTCATGGAGAAGCACTCCATCGAGCTGCACCTCGGCGACCCGGCGGAGTCGGTGGACCGGGAGGCCCGTACCGTCACCGCCCGCTCCGGGCAGGTCTTCGCGTACGACGCCCTCGTCCTCGCCACCGGCTCGTACCCCTTCGTCCCGCCGGTCCCCGGCAAGGACGCCCGCGGCTGCTTCGTCTACCGCACGATCGAGGACCTGCTCGCGATCGAGGAGTACGCGAAGACGGCGACGACCGGCGCGGTCGTCGGCGGCGGGCTGCTCGGCCTGGAGGCTGCGGGCGCGCTCAAGGGGCTCGGACTCGAGACGCACGTCGTGGAGTTCGCGCCGCGCCTGATGCCGGTGCAGGTCGACGAGGGCGGCGGCGCGGCGCTGCTGCGCACGATCGAGCGGATGGGCCTGAGCGTCCACGCGGGGACCGGCACGCAGGAGGTCGTGACCGCGGACGGCGCCGTGACGGGGATGAAGCTCTCGGACGGCTCCGAACTGGCCACGGACATGGTCGTGTTCTCGGCGGGCGTACGGCCCCGGGACCAGCTGGCCCGCGACTGCGGCCTGACCGTCGGCGAACGCGGCGGCATCGCGGTCGACGAGCAGTGCCGCACGTCCGACCCGGCGGTCTTCGCGATCGGCGAGTGCGCGCTCGCCACGGACGGCCGGGTGTACGGCCTGGTGGCGCCCGGCTACGAGATGGCGCAGACGGTGGCCGCGACGCTGGCCGACGAGGCCGGGGACGGCTTCACGGGCGCCGACATGTCGACCAAGCTGAAGCTGCTCGGGGTGGACGTGGCCTCCTTCGGCGACGCGCACGGCGCGACCGAGGGCTGCCTCGACGTCGTCTACTCCGACTCCCGCTCGGGCGTCTACAAGAAGCTCGTGATCGACGGCGAGGGCCGGCTGCTCGGCGGTGTCCTGGTCGGCGACGCCGAGCAGTACGCGCTGCTGCGGTCCTTCACCGGCTCCGTACCGCCGGTCTCCGCCGAGCAGTTGGTGCTCCCGGCGGGCGCGGGCGCGCCGGTGGCGCTCGGCCCCGCGGCGCTGCCGGACGACGCGGTGATCTGCTCCTGCCACAACGTCACGAAGCACGCGATCGGCGAGTGCTCCTCGCTGGCCGAGGTGAAGAAGTGCACCAAGGCCGGTACGGGCTGCGGCAGTTGCGTGAAGCTGATCGAGAAGCTGCTGCCGGCCGCCGCCGACAAGGGACTCTGCCGCTGCTTCGCGTACACCCGTAGCGAGCTGTACGAGATCGCCCGCACGCTCCGGGTGACCTCCTTCGCCGCGCTGCTCGACTCGCACGGGCGGGACGGGGCGAAGGGCGGGGAGGGCTGCGAGGTCTGCAAGCCGACGGTCGGCTCGATCCTGGCCTCCCTCGCCCCGACGCTCGGCATCGGCGGTTACATCCTCGACGGCGAGCAGGCCTCCCTCCAGGACACCAACGACCACTTCCTCGCCAACCTGCAGCGCAACGGCTCGTACTCGGTCGTGCCGCGCATCCCCGGCGGCGAGATCACCCCGGACAAGCTGATCGTGATCGGCGAGGTGGCCCGGGACTTCGGCCTCTACACGAAGATCACGGGCGGTCAGCGGATCGACCTCTTCGGCGCCCGGGTGGACCAGCTCCCCTCGATCTGGACGCGTCTGGTCGACGCGGGCTTCGAGTCGGGACACGCCTACGGCAAGTCGCTGCGGACGGTGAAGTCCTGTGTCGGGCAGACCTGGTGCCGCTACGGCGTCCAGGACTCGGTGAAGATGGCGATCGACCTGGAGCTGCGCTACCGGGGCCTGCGCGCCCCGCACAAGCTCAAGTCGGCGGTCTCGGGCTGTGCCCGCGAGTGCGCGGAGGCCCAGTCGAAGGACTTCGGGATCATCGCGACGGCGAACGGCTGGAACCTGTACGTCGGCGGGAACGGCGGCGCGACCCCGCGCCACGCGGACCTACTGGCCCAGGACCTCTCGGACGCCGAACTCGTACGCCTGATCGACCGGTTCCTGATGTTCTACATCCGGACGGCGGACCGCCTGGAGCGGACGTCGACCTGGCTGGAGCGGCTCGAGGGCGGGCTCGCCCACCTCAAGGACGTCGTGGTGCACGACTCGCTCGGGCTCTGCGACGAGCTGGAGGCCCTGATGGCGGCCCACGTCGCGGACTACCAGGACGAGTGGGCGCAGACCCTGGACGACCCGGACCGTCTGCGGCGCTTCGTCTCCTTCGTGAACGCGCCGGAGGCGCCGGACCCGACGGTCCGGTTCACGCCGGAGCGCGACCAGATCAAGCCGGATCTCACGTTCCTCACCCTGGAAGGGGTCACCTCCCGATGA
- a CDS encoding helix-turn-helix domain-containing protein: MLRIHFTGNDLAGVRTAARPDVLWETILSFHRLRDRRGSVVFREWRSDARMRLGGETRLLAALVPSRGYFPDFLTPAEGVQGLEEGLQAIRATEPGRLRSELSLLAADRSGGRTVPHSLRALADGGAEPFDRLVGALRGYHRATIEPYWPHIRARVEADRARRGRALLDGGAEELLASLPPMLRWRAPVLEADYPVDRDVHLDGRGLLLQPSYFCRGTPVVLRDPALPPVLVYPVTHGEAPTVSAPGGSSLAKLVGQTRSAVLHAIGDGGTTSELARRAGVSLASASQHAGVLREAGLIATLRHGNAVLHTLTPLGAALLGGAQRKKVDLRCYARNGPVTS, encoded by the coding sequence ATGCTGCGGATTCATTTCACCGGAAACGACTTGGCGGGGGTGCGGACCGCCGCCCGACCGGATGTTCTGTGGGAAACGATTCTCAGCTTTCACCGTTTAAGGGACCGGCGCGGATCCGTCGTCTTCCGGGAATGGCGCTCCGACGCCCGGATGCGGCTCGGCGGTGAGACCCGCCTTCTCGCCGCCCTCGTGCCGAGTCGCGGGTACTTTCCCGACTTCCTGACGCCCGCCGAAGGCGTCCAGGGCCTGGAAGAGGGCCTTCAGGCGATCCGCGCGACCGAGCCCGGCCGGCTCCGGAGCGAGCTCTCACTCCTCGCCGCCGACCGCTCCGGTGGACGGACCGTGCCCCACTCGCTCCGTGCCCTCGCCGACGGCGGCGCGGAGCCCTTCGACCGGCTCGTGGGGGCCCTGCGCGGCTACCACCGGGCCACGATCGAGCCGTACTGGCCGCACATCCGGGCCCGCGTCGAGGCCGACAGGGCCCGCCGCGGCAGGGCCCTCCTCGACGGAGGCGCCGAGGAGCTGCTCGCCTCGCTGCCGCCGATGCTGCGCTGGCGCGCGCCCGTCCTGGAGGCCGACTACCCGGTCGACCGGGACGTCCACCTCGACGGGCGGGGGCTGCTGCTCCAGCCCTCGTACTTCTGCCGGGGGACGCCGGTGGTGCTGCGCGATCCCGCGCTGCCGCCGGTCCTCGTCTACCCCGTCACCCACGGCGAGGCGCCGACCGTCAGCGCGCCCGGCGGCTCCTCGCTCGCCAAGCTGGTCGGCCAGACCCGCTCGGCGGTGCTGCACGCCATCGGCGACGGCGGCACGACGAGCGAGCTCGCCCGCCGGGCCGGGGTCTCGCTGGCCTCCGCGAGCCAGCACGCGGGCGTGCTGCGGGAGGCCGGGCTCATCGCGACCCTCCGGCACGGCAACGCGGTCCTGCACACGCTGACGCCGTTGGGCGCCGCCCTGCTCGGCGGCGCCCAACGGAAGAAGGTGGATCTGCGCTGTTACGCGCGGAACGGGCCGGTCACCTCGTAG